Genomic segment of uncultured Tolumonas sp.:
AAATCAAACCACTACTGAAACGGTCGCTCAGCCAGCCGAAAAAAATACAGCCCACCGTTAACGCCACAATGGCTAAGGAATTGGCCTGTAATGCCACGGCCGGGGCAATTGCCAGCTGTTTTTGCAGATAGGTCGGTGTCATTAAGATCACCACCACAATGGCGGCAGACAACAACCAAGTCAGTAGCATCGACACCACTACTTCCACTTTGTTGTTACCCAATACCTGCTTGAGCGGCAAACCTTCCACCAGCTGTTTTTTGGCCTTCATTTCCGCAAAGATTGGTGTTTCTTCCAACCAACGACGCAAGAACATCGCACACAAACCAAATACACCACCCAGCAAAAATGGCACCCGCCAACCCCATGCCAAGATCTCGGCTTGAGTGAGAACGGAATTCAACGCGGTCGCGACTAACGAACCCAGCAAAATTCCCGCCGTCAAACCTGCGGTTAAGGTGCCACAAGCATAACCGGTACGATGCACCGGTACATGCTCAGAGACAAACACCCAAGCCCCTGGCACTTCACCACCAATTGCGGCACCTTGCAAAATACGCAAGATCAATAAACCCACTGGCGCAATAATGCCGACCGATTCATAGGTGGGTAACAACCCCATCAGCAGCGTTGGGAAAGCCATCAGCAAAATGCTCAGATTAAACATTTTCTTGCGGCCAAACAGATCGCCAAAGTGCGCCATGATGATGCCACCCAGCGGGCGCGCCAGATAACCGGCAGCAAAAATACCGTAGGTTTGGAATTGACGCAGCCAATCCGGAATATCCGTCGGGAAAAAATGCTGGCTGACTACTGCAGCTAAAAAAACAAAGATAATGAAATCATAAAACTCTAACGCGCCACCCAGCGCAGCTAATGAAAGAGTCTTGTAATCATTTCGATTAAGCTGACGGTGTTTTACCGCGGTGGTTAACGATGATATATCTTGTGGCATAGCTTCCTCGCAATGGAAATAAGCAGGATCCTTCTCACTTAGGCTACAAATTCGCAATAATCAGCAAAATATTGCATTTTTACAGCGTTGCAACCGCACATCTGATTAAACACCCATGGCAAAGTGATGACAATCACATATCCCGACTAATTTGCATCTTCACACTGCATGATCGATCGATTTTCTGTCATGAAAGCCAATTCTGTACGGGTTCAGCTTTGCTTTCCCCGGTTGCGTCCTTATACTGCTGGATAACTTAATACCTTGGAATCACCACCATGGAATACAACACCTCCCAGCTTTGTGATATTTACCAAGATCAAGTCGATGTCGTGGAACCTATGTTCAGTACTTTCGGCGGACGCCCTTCCTTCGGCGGGCTGGTAACCACCATCAAATGTTTTGAGGCCAATGGCATTATTCGTCAACTCGTCAAAGAAAGTGGCGTCGGACGTGTACTGTTAATCGACGGTGGTGGTTCGTTACGACGCGCCCTGATCGACGCTGATATTGCCGCAACCGCCGCTGATAACGGTTGGGAAGGCATTATTTGTTACGGTTCCGTGCGTGAAGTTGATGCGCTGGCTGATCTGGAGATTGGCATTCAGGCGCTGGCGTCTATTCCGGTCGGTGCGGATGATGATGAGATTGGCGACAGTGAACTGCCAGTGAATTTTGGTGGTGTGACCTTCCTGCCAGAAGATCATATTTATGCGGATACTACGGGGATCATTCTCTCGCCAGAACCGCTCGATATCGAATGATTGAAAAAAGCCGGCTTTATTGCCGGCTTTTTGTTTTAGTCTTCGCTGTTCATCTGGTCCATCTTGCCCAGCAATGAACGTAAACGTTCGTGCCATGCCTGATGTTCATTGCGCAAATGCTGGTTTTCTTCTTTCAACTGCTGATTTTGCGCACGCAGTTCATCCAATTCCATTTTCAGTAAACTGATGCCATCCACAGCGGATTGGACTTTCGCTTCCAGCTGTTCTAATACTTCAAAAGACATAATACACCTATACTCAATTCTGCCTTTAGCAGAAGCTTGTTCATTCGGGTGGCTAGCATAGTCTGCCAACGTCAGCGACACAACTCACCAACGCAAAAAGCCTCATCCTCAGCTTACAAATAACACCAGATATACAGTGCATACAACGCGATCAGCCAGAGCCATTGCTTCACCGCATAACCCAGATTCCAGACCAGCATATTCCAGGCCCTGACCCGAAAGCAGGCAATCAACGCCAGATTAGCCCCCGACAACGGAGTCGCTCCCGTTGCCAAACCCCAGGCAAACAAAAACGTCATGCCTAACAAAGACGGATCGGGATGTAAGTGCCACAGCAATGGCGCCAGACTCGACGTCATGATGATCGGATGCACCCCTAAATAGGCGATGAGTAGAATCACCAACGTCACCAGTGCCGCCTCAATCACACCATAATGGGAAATATGCGCAAACAATGCTTGTAGCGACCAGATCTGCGTCAGGCCATGAATACCCGCAGCCAAGAGACCCGCGCCCAGAAACAATACAACCTGACTGCCCATCGCCGGAAAACGTTCTGTCACTTGCTGTTTCAAGGCAACCGTTACGTTTTGACGAGGCATCAGTAACAGCGAAACGAGTGGCGCCATCAGTGCGATAATGCCGGTGATAGTGAGTGTTGGCCACCACCATTTCCCCACTAACACGGCAATACACAATAGGAGTGGTAAACGTAATGTCTGCAGACGTAATGGATAACCTTCAAAATCAGCAATCCCCAGACGCCAGACATCCCATGTGGTAATGACCATAGCGCCCAGTGCGGCTAAGAGCCCAAATGGTAAAATACGGGAAAACTGCATGCCAGGCGCATAGGTCAACGCGACTGCCATAGCGATAAAAAAGGGCGACCAGAACGCCGCGCCACAATAGATCCGGTTAAGAATAATCACCTGTCGTCGATCTAGCGTGCCATTGACCGCCAGCCGGTCACCAACCACAAATAACACCGACATATTGATCACGGCCCCCAGCAAACTGACACCGAGTAATGAACTGGCTAAACCGCGCCAGCCGCGCCAATTAGGCTGCCGATTATCAGAGAGTGCACTGGTAGCCAGATTCAGCGTGCTGACGGCGGTAAATAGCGCCACCATATCCAGATTAGGTAAGAACAACTCTTTGGCCGAAAACCGAACTCCATTGAGCCAACAAAACAGCAATAACAACAGACCGGCACCATACAAAATACTACATTGCCGTCGCGCGGCTTTATCCAGTCTGGGCCCCAATAATAAGGCCGCACTCCACGCCAGAATGGCACTAGGCCAAGGAGAAAACCCAAGGAACAAATAACAAAGGTAAAGCCCCCACATACCGAACAACAGCACACCGGCAATCGGTTTAGACATGTTTCCTCCGCTGATAAAAACGGGGCTTTCGCCCCGTTAAATATCTTGTTCCATACTCAGAGATGGTTTTAGCGTGGATGGATGCCCAACTATTTTCGCTGGGACACCCACTACCGTGGTATGCGGAGGAACAGGAGACAGCACCACACTACCGGCACCAATTTTGGCGCCTTCACCGACTTCAATATTGCCCAGAATTTTGGCACCAGCACCAATCATCACCCCTTCACGGATCTTAGGATGACGATCGCCGTGTTCTTTACCGGTTCCGCCTAATGTTACGTTCTGCAGAATAGAAACATCATTACCCACCACGGCGGTTTCACCAATCACGATACCGGTCGCATGATCGAGCATGATACCGAAACCAATTTGCGCCGCAGGGTGGATATCCACGCCATACACTACCGAGATCTGATGCTGCAGAAATAACGCCAGTGATTTACGGCCTTGTAGCCACAACCAGTGGGCAATACGGTAGGCCTGTAAGGCCTGAAAACCTTTCAGATACAGTAGCGGCGTAGACAGATAATTCACTGCTGGATCACGCTCAGTCACCGCACAGATATCACAGGCCACCGCATCCAAAATGGAGGGATCAACACGCACCGCTTGCTCAATAACTTCACGCAACACAATCGGCGGCATAGTCAGGCTGCCCAATTTATTGGCCAGCTGAAAACTGAGTGCAGCACCCAGACTGTCATGATTAATAATGGTGGAATGAAAGAAACTGGCCAGCATGGGCTCTTCTGCGGCCATTTGCACCGCTTCATCGCGAATCGTCTGCCAGGCTTTTTCTCTCTTAACGCATTTATTGCAGGCCATATTACTCCCTAACCGCATCGTTTCATGGCTTATGATTTACATGCTCTTTGGGCAGCACAGAAATGGGGTCCATATGAATTAAAATATCTGAAATCGGAAATTGTACTTTCAGCTGCATTTCAGCTAAATCAGCTAATTCATGCGCTTTCACCAGTGGTAAATCGTCATCTAATTCCAGATGCAGCTGGATGAAACGCATAGGGCCTGAAATTCGTGTCTTAAGATCATGGATCCCACGAACTCCTTCAACCGCACAACATATGTCACTGATCTGCTGACACTCTTCATCTGGCAATTGACGATCTAATAACGTCTGGATTGCATCATAACCAATTTGCAAGGCACTCCACAGAATATACCCGCCCAGTAAAATAGCAAAGATCGCATCGGCATTAGCAAATCCTTGTGAGGACAACACCAACGCCAGCAAAACCGCGGCATTCAGTAATACATCCGAACGATAGTGCAGCGAATCCGCTTTAACGGCCTGACTCCCCGTCAGTTTGATCACATAACTTTGAAAAGACACCAGCACTAAAGTTAGTGCCAAGGAAGCAATGCTGATCCAGATCCCAACGCCAATATGCTGTAACGGTTTTGGATCCACCAAGGCATCCAGACCATGCATTAATAATACGACAGCAGAGCCGGTGATAAAGGCCGCCTGCGCCAAACTGGCCAGTGATTCGGCTTTACCATGCCCAAACTGATGATTATCGTCCGCCGGGATCAAGGCATACCGCACCGCCAGCAGGCTGATCAATGAAGCACTGATATCCATCATTGAATCCGTCAATGATGCCAGCAAACTGGACGACCCGGTCATTAACCAAGCCGTCAACTTGCCAATGATCAGTAGACCAGCAGTCGCTGATGAAGCAATCCCGGCAAAAGTCACCCAGCGATAATAATGTCCCTGCTCTGTAGTCATCCGTGTAAAACCAATCTAAACATAAGGAAATATAGTATAGCTGACAGTGCATAGGCCAAAAAGCAAAAAGGCCTAACCGAAGTTAAGCCTTTGATGTAGATGAATCGTCAAATATCTCAGACCGCATTAACATGGGCAGATGAGTATCGAGTCATTCCATCAACTGTTTTGCATTGCCACGGCTATCTCTGCCTTACGCCGTTTTTCTGCAGCCGCCATCATCCACCATCCGATAAATGTCGCGATAGAAACCACCAAGATGATCAAGGTTGCTAACGCATTAATTTTCGGGCTCACACCCAATCGCACACTGGAAAAGACCACCATCGGCAATGTGGTTGCATTCGGCCCTGAGACAAAACTGGTAATCACCAGATCATCCACTGACAGCGTAAAACCTAATAACCAACCTGCCGCAATCGCCGGAGCAATTGATGGCAGCGTGATCAAAAAGAACACTTTAAACGGTGTTGCCCCCAAATCCTGCGCCGCTTCCTCAATGGAACGATCCAGCTCTTGTAATCGGGAACGCACGATGACGGTTACATAGGCTGCGGTAAAGGTCACATGCGCGATCCAAATCGTCATTGCACCGCGTTGTGTCGGCCAACCAAACATTTTTGACATGGCAACAAACAATAAGAGTAAGGCCAGACCGGTGATCACTTCCGGCATTACCATGGGTGCAGTCATCAAAAATGCAAAACTGGTTTGCCCGCGGAAATTACCAATACGAGTCAGCACAAAAGCCGCCAGTGTACCAATAACCACCGCCATACTGGCACTCATGACACCGATCGATAAACTCAGCGTCACCCCGTTCATCATCAATTTGTCAGCGAATAACTCGCCGTACCATTTGATGGAAAAACCAGACCACACCGTAACCAGGCGGGATTCATTGAATGAAAACACGATCAGTAACACGATCGGTAAATACAAAAAGGCAAATCCGGTTAATAAGATACAGGTCCGGAATTTCGACTTCACTTGCGGGATCGGCGTCATGATGCACTCTCCTGCATTTCGCGACGTTGATAACGATAAAACCAGATGATCGGCACCATCAGGATCATCAACATAACGACCGCCACTGCCGATGCCACAGGCCAGTCACGATTGTTAAAGAACTCCTGCCATAACACTCGACCAATCAGCAAAGAGTCCGGACCACCCAATAATTCAGGGATCACAAACTCACCGACCGCAGGAATAAATACCAGCATGGAACCGGCAATAATACCGCTTTTAGTCAGTGGCAGTGTGATGGACAGAAACGTCCGATACGGACGAGCGCCGAGATCCGAAGCCGCTTCCACCAGTGAATAATCCATACGCATCAATGCGGTATAAATAGGCAAGATCATAAATGGCAGATAGGCATACACAATACCGATATATACGGCGGCATTGGTGTGTAACAGCGTCAGCGGCTCATCAATAACCCCCAACCACATCAGTAAGTTATTGATTAGCCCATTATTTTTCAAAATGCCGATCCAAGCATAAACACGGATCAAAAATGAGGTCCAGCTCGGTAACACAACCAGCATCAATAAAGCATTACGTACCGCTGGTGAAGAGTGAACAATTGCCCACGCCATCGGATAACCAATCAGCAAACATAACAACGTAGAGATGCTGGCCACCTGGATCGATTGCAGATAGGAATCCAGATACATCTCATCTTCCAATAGATAGAGATAGTTGCCCAGATTAAAAATAAAGTTCAGTTTTTCCTCGGCATAAGAAACCAGATCGGTATATGGAGGGATCGCAATCTGCACCTCCGCAAAACTGATCTTCAAGATAATGACAAAGGGGATCAGGAAAAACAGCAGCATCCACAAATACGGGATGGCAATAACCAAATGCCGGCCGCGTGGCAACCAGCCCAAGAATGGTAACTGTCGCAACGTTTCAAGGCTCATATTGTCAGCACCACGCAGGAATCAGGATCCCAACACAGATACACTTCATCACCCCAAGTCGGCACACCGGTGCGGAAACGATTAACGTTGGGTAATGTCACTGTGACCAGTTTGCCGCTTTTTAAGCGGACATGGTAAATAGAGATATCACCCATATAGGCAATATTTTCAACAATACCGCGGTCATAGTTAGAATGATCAGAAGGAATATCATCACGGAAATGAATTTTTTCTGGACGTAATGCCACGGTCAATGGCACACCTTCCGCTACAGAAGAACCATGATTGATCTGGATCGGATGCATTAACGAGTCAGACTGGATCACCATATAGTCTGGGCCATCTTCAATCAACGTGCCTTCAAACACATTCACGGAACCGATAAATTCAGCGCTCAGACGACAGTTAGGATGTTCATAGATCTCTTCCGGGCTACCAATCTGCACAAATTCACCACGATCCATAATGGCAATACGGCCAGCCATCGTCATCGCTTCTTCTTGATCGTGGGTCACCATGACGCAAGTTACGCCAACGCGTTCAATGATATCGACCACTTCCAACTGCATCTTTTCACGCAGCTTTTTATCCAGCGCCCCCATCGGCTCATCCAGCAGTAACAGTTTGGGACGTTTTGCCAAAGAACGAGCTAATGCCACACGTTGCCGCTGACCACCGGATAACTGGTGTGGTTTACGTTTGGCAAATTGCTGCATATGTACCAATTCCAGCATTTCATGCACACGCTGGTTAATTTCATCTTTTGGTAACCCATCTTGCTTCAAACCAAATGCAATATTTTGCTCAACCGTCATATGAGGAAATAGTGCATAAGATTGAAACATCATATTGATAGGACGTTTATACGGCGGCGTGTTCGCCAGATCCTGTCCATCCAGAATAATTTGCCCTTTGGTTGGCGTTTCAAAGCCAGCCAACAAACGTAACAATGTCGATTTACCGCAACCTGATGCACCCAACAAGGCAAAAATTTCACCTTTATTAATAGTCAGACTGACGTTATCAACCGCAGGGATGCCGTCAAATAACTTACTGACATTACGGATTTCCAGTAGTGGCTGAGCTGATGGCTCGGTTGATGCTAAGGCTGGTTTATCGACCACAGCGATGTTCCTTATTTTTCCCAGAAACAATCAAGGGGCGCCTAAGACGCCCCTATCGTTATATATAAATAATTATTTGCCCGTTTTAACCTTGGTCCACTCGCGGGTAATTTCGCGGTTGATCTTGGCTGGTAAGACTTTCAGCGTAAACATCTTCGCTTTTAATTCTGCAGGCGGATAGATGTTAGGGTTATTACGTATTGATTCATCGACCATTGGTAACGATGCAGCATTACCACTGGCATAAGACACGTAGTTGGATACTTTTGCGATCACTTCTGGGCGCATCAGGTAATTAATAAATGCATGCGCATTTTCCGGATGTTTAGCATCCGCCGGAATCGCCAGCATGTCATAGAATACCAACGCACCTTCTTTCGGGATCACATAATCAACTGCAACACCGTTTTTAGCTTCTTTAGCACGTTTCGCCGCTTGCATCACGTCACCAGACCAGCCAATCGCGACACAGATATCACCATTCGCTAAGTCATTGATGTATTGAGATGAATGGAAATATGAAATGTACGGACGTAATGAAGTCAGCACTTTACCCGCTTCTTTGTAATCATCCGGATTCATGCTGTTTGGATCTTTGCCAATGTAATGCAGTACCGTTGCCATAATTTCTGTCGGCGCATTCAGGAAGGAAACACCGCATTTTTTCAGCTTAGACAGGTTTTCTGGTTTCAAAACTGCATCCCAACTATCCAGTTTGAAATCAGGCCCCATCACAGCAGCAACTTTTTTCGGATTAAAACCGATACCCGTTGTTCCACCCAGGTAGGGCATAGAATGCGCATTATCGGGGTCTTTATCCGCCAATAACTTCATAGTGTCCGCATCCATGTTCTTCAGATTAGGCAACTGCTTTTTGTCTAACTGTTGAAACACACCCGCCTGGATCTGACGAGCCAAGAAATCAGAACTAGGAACAACAATATCAAAGCCGGTGTTACCCGCTAATAACTTAGCTTCCAGGACTTCGTTACTGTCAAACACATCGTATACAACCTTGATACCGGTCTCTTTCTCAAAATTAGCAACGGTATCTTCTGCGATATAATCGCTCCAGTTATACACATGCAAAACTTTTTCTTCCTGAGCTACTGCACTGCCCATGCTCACAGCCGCAGCGAAAGAAGCAGCCACTAATCCTTTAATGTATGACATCAAGCGTCTCCTGAATTTCAAGTAATGAACCAGTACACGAAAGTGATGCAGTCGCGCACATCTTTACCAGTTTCACGTGTGATATTCTCAGAATATGCCAATTAATGACATTTCTTCAGGGTAAACACGATTTCATTATATTTATAATAAATGTGATTGTATGCATAAAATCTGAGATCTTATTTAAGATCCTAATCAAAAAGTCAACAGGAATGAAGAGCATAGCGATTACACTGAATCATCGCTTTCGATCGTAATAACATCTCTGCTATCGGAAATTATCTGCTTTCAACCAAGGAGCCTTTCATGCGTCTATTTACAGCCTGTATTTTTACTTTTTTCTCATTACTGTCATATGCGCAA
This window contains:
- a CDS encoding MFS transporter; this encodes MPQDISSLTTAVKHRQLNRNDYKTLSLAALGGALEFYDFIIFVFLAAVVSQHFFPTDIPDWLRQFQTYGIFAAGYLARPLGGIIMAHFGDLFGRKKMFNLSILLMAFPTLLMGLLPTYESVGIIAPVGLLILRILQGAAIGGEVPGAWVFVSEHVPVHRTGYACGTLTAGLTAGILLGSLVATALNSVLTQAEILAWGWRVPFLLGGVFGLCAMFLRRWLEETPIFAEMKAKKQLVEGLPLKQVLGNNKVEVVVSMLLTWLLSAAIVVVILMTPTYLQKQLAIAPAVALQANSLAIVALTVGCIFFGWLSDRFSSGLIFIVASIGLGISAYVFYHGVIADHALLPILYPLVGFFVGIVGAVPYVMVHAFPPAIRFSGLSFSYNLSYAIFGGLTPMVVALWLKNEPMAPCYYVIALCGVGVLVGCWLLSQERQEITAVPEIN
- the rraA gene encoding ribonuclease E activity regulator RraA, encoding MEYNTSQLCDIYQDQVDVVEPMFSTFGGRPSFGGLVTTIKCFEANGIIRQLVKESGVGRVLLIDGGGSLRRALIDADIAATAADNGWEGIICYGSVREVDALADLEIGIQALASIPVGADDDEIGDSELPVNFGGVTFLPEDHIYADTTGIILSPEPLDIE
- a CDS encoding cell division protein ZapB; the encoded protein is MSFEVLEQLEAKVQSAVDGISLLKMELDELRAQNQQLKEENQHLRNEHQAWHERLRSLLGKMDQMNSED
- the cysE gene encoding serine O-acetyltransferase → MACNKCVKREKAWQTIRDEAVQMAAEEPMLASFFHSTIINHDSLGAALSFQLANKLGSLTMPPIVLREVIEQAVRVDPSILDAVACDICAVTERDPAVNYLSTPLLYLKGFQALQAYRIAHWLWLQGRKSLALFLQHQISVVYGVDIHPAAQIGFGIMLDHATGIVIGETAVVGNDVSILQNVTLGGTGKEHGDRHPKIREGVMIGAGAKILGNIEVGEGAKIGAGSVVLSPVPPHTTVVGVPAKIVGHPSTLKPSLSMEQDI
- a CDS encoding cation diffusion facilitator family transporter, which encodes MTTEQGHYYRWVTFAGIASSATAGLLIIGKLTAWLMTGSSSLLASLTDSMMDISASLISLLAVRYALIPADDNHQFGHGKAESLASLAQAAFITGSAVVLLMHGLDALVDPKPLQHIGVGIWISIASLALTLVLVSFQSYVIKLTGSQAVKADSLHYRSDVLLNAAVLLALVLSSQGFANADAIFAILLGGYILWSALQIGYDAIQTLLDRQLPDEECQQISDICCAVEGVRGIHDLKTRISGPMRFIQLHLELDDDLPLVKAHELADLAEMQLKVQFPISDILIHMDPISVLPKEHVNHKP
- a CDS encoding ABC transporter permease subunit; this translates as MTPIPQVKSKFRTCILLTGFAFLYLPIVLLIVFSFNESRLVTVWSGFSIKWYGELFADKLMMNGVTLSLSIGVMSASMAVVIGTLAAFVLTRIGNFRGQTSFAFLMTAPMVMPEVITGLALLLLFVAMSKMFGWPTQRGAMTIWIAHVTFTAAYVTVIVRSRLQELDRSIEEAAQDLGATPFKVFFLITLPSIAPAIAAGWLLGFTLSVDDLVITSFVSGPNATTLPMVVFSSVRLGVSPKINALATLIILVVSIATFIGWWMMAAAEKRRKAEIAVAMQNS
- the potH gene encoding putrescine ABC transporter permease PotH, with amino-acid sequence MSLETLRQLPFLGWLPRGRHLVIAIPYLWMLLFFLIPFVIILKISFAEVQIAIPPYTDLVSYAEEKLNFIFNLGNYLYLLEDEMYLDSYLQSIQVASISTLLCLLIGYPMAWAIVHSSPAVRNALLMLVVLPSWTSFLIRVYAWIGILKNNGLINNLLMWLGVIDEPLTLLHTNAAVYIGIVYAYLPFMILPIYTALMRMDYSLVEAASDLGARPYRTFLSITLPLTKSGIIAGSMLVFIPAVGEFVIPELLGGPDSLLIGRVLWQEFFNNRDWPVASAVAVVMLMILMVPIIWFYRYQRREMQESAS
- the potG gene encoding putrescine ABC transporter ATP-binding subunit PotG, whose translation is MAVVDKPALASTEPSAQPLLEIRNVSKLFDGIPAVDNVSLTINKGEIFALLGASGCGKSTLLRLLAGFETPTKGQIILDGQDLANTPPYKRPINMMFQSYALFPHMTVEQNIAFGLKQDGLPKDEINQRVHEMLELVHMQQFAKRKPHQLSGGQRQRVALARSLAKRPKLLLLDEPMGALDKKLREKMQLEVVDIIERVGVTCVMVTHDQEEAMTMAGRIAIMDRGEFVQIGSPEEIYEHPNCRLSAEFIGSVNVFEGTLIEDGPDYMVIQSDSLMHPIQINHGSSVAEGVPLTVALRPEKIHFRDDIPSDHSNYDRGIVENIAYMGDISIYHVRLKSGKLVTVTLPNVNRFRTGVPTWGDEVYLCWDPDSCVVLTI
- a CDS encoding extracellular solute-binding protein, with amino-acid sequence MSYIKGLVAASFAAAVSMGSAVAQEEKVLHVYNWSDYIAEDTVANFEKETGIKVVYDVFDSNEVLEAKLLAGNTGFDIVVPSSDFLARQIQAGVFQQLDKKQLPNLKNMDADTMKLLADKDPDNAHSMPYLGGTTGIGFNPKKVAAVMGPDFKLDSWDAVLKPENLSKLKKCGVSFLNAPTEIMATVLHYIGKDPNSMNPDDYKEAGKVLTSLRPYISYFHSSQYINDLANGDICVAIGWSGDVMQAAKRAKEAKNGVAVDYVIPKEGALVFYDMLAIPADAKHPENAHAFINYLMRPEVIAKVSNYVSYASGNAASLPMVDESIRNNPNIYPPAELKAKMFTLKVLPAKINREITREWTKVKTGK